A genomic region of Pyrus communis chromosome 14, drPyrComm1.1, whole genome shotgun sequence contains the following coding sequences:
- the LOC137715991 gene encoding tRNAse Z TRZ4, mitochondrial-like isoform X2 has protein sequence MEEATEAKKADTAGFNKRRAEGNDKNDRPKKNLQRKVRSLNPINTLSYVQILGTGMDTHDTSPSVLLFFDKQRFIFNAGEGLQRFCTEHKIKLSKIDHIFLSRVCSETAGGLPGLLLTLAGMGEEGMSVNVWGPSDLKYLVDAMRCFIPNAAMVHTRSFGPTLGSAGGFMDDQTKFKEPIVLVDDEVVKISAILLLPNFSKGTRLPNEVTSTQNPTEKVLDDRMDHASQPFKVNGNGRPNAKPGDMSVVYICELPEIKGKFDPEKAKALGLKPGSKYRELQLGNSVHSDFQNITVHPSDVMEPSIPGPIVLLVDCPTESHLEELVSIKCLSRYYVDFLGPPENAKGVTCVIHLGPASLISSPNYQSWMKRFGLAQHIMAGNERKNVEIPILRASARIAARLNYLCPQFFPAPGFWSLQNLDCLAPESTASSEGSVSKSCESISAENLLKFTLRPFARLGLDRSVIPSQVASSDIIDELISEIPEVVDAAHCVSRFWHQSAEINGEISLTKDNEVLVEEPWYNENTLPSCLENIRRDDLEIVLLGTGSSQPSKYRNVTSIHINLFSKGGLLLDCGEGTLGQLKRRYGVEGADNAVRGLSCIWISHIHADHHTGLARILTLRRDLLKGVPHEPLLVVGPRKLKFFLDAYQRLEDLDMQFLDCKHTTEASLLALEGVTELNRDYSSPASPTRFEDMSIKNTERQLAERVDSTLFAKGSRMQSYWKRPGSPIDNSVVPIVKSLQKVLNETGLEALISFPVIHCPQAFGVVLQASERLNSVGKMIPGWKVVYSGDTRPCPELIDASRGATVLIHEATFEDGMVDEAVARNHSTTKEAIEVGNSAGVYRIILTHFSQRYPKIPVLDDTHMHKTCIGFDMMSINIADLPVAPKVLPYLKLLFRDEMIVDEEDELIEAASVAS, from the exons ATGGAGGAGGCCACGGAGGCTAAGAAGGCTGACACTGCTGGGTTCAACAAGCGAAGAGCTGAGGGCAACGACAAGAATGATAGGCCGAAGAAGAACCTTCAGCGGAAAGTGCGCTCCCTTAATCCCATCAATACCCTATCTTATGTGCAG ATACTAGGGACTGGAATGGATACTCATGATACATCTCCTTCAGTGTTGCTATTCTTTGACAAACAGAGATTTATATTTAATGCTGGAgag GGTTTGCAAAGGTTCTGCACAGAACATAAGATTAAGTTGTCAAAG ATTGATCACATTTTTCTCTCTCGTGTCTGCTCAGAGACTGCAGGTGGACTTCCAG GTTTGCTGTTAACTTTGGCTGGCATGGGTGAAGAAGGAATGTCT GTCAATGTATGGGGTCCGTCAGATCTCAAGTATTTGGTAGATGCCATGAGGTGTTTCATCCCAAATGCTGCCATGGTTCACACTCGGAGCTTTGGGCCGACTCTCGGTTCTGCGGGGGGTTTTATGGATGATCAAACTAAGTTTAAAGAGCCGATTGTTCTTGTTGATGATGAGGTTGTCAAAATATCAGCCATTCTTCTACTCCCAAATTTCTCAAAAGGGACTCGGCTCCCAAATGAAGTAACCAGTACACAGAATCCAACAGAAAAGGTTCTTGATGATAGGATGGATCATGCTTCACAACCCTTTAAAGTAAATGGCAACGGTAGACCTAATGCAAAGCCTGGTGACATGTCTGTCGTTTACATCTGTGAATTACCTGAGATTAAAGGGAAATTTGACCCTGAAAAAGCTAAGGCTTTGGGTCTTAAACCTGGGTCAAAATATCGGGAACTGCAACTTGGAAATTCTGTGCACTCAGATTTTCAAAATATCACG GTTCATCCAAGTGATGTAATGGAACCCTCCATTCCTGGTCCGATTGTATTACTTGTAGACTGCCCAACGGAATCTCATTTGGAGGAGCTGGTATCCATAAAATGTCTCAGTCGCTATTATGTGGATTTCTTGGGCCCGCCTGAGAATGCTAAGGGCGTGACTTGTGTCATTCATTTGGGTCCTGCATCTCTAATTAGCAGTCCGAACTACCAGAGCTGGATGAAGAGATTTGGTTTAGCCCAACATATCATGGCTGGGAATGAAAG GAAGAATGTGGAGATTCCAATCCTAAGAGCGAGTGCAAGAATTGCAGCTCGACTTAACTATCTATGTCCACAGTTCTTTCCAGCTCCAGGTTTTTGGTCTCTTCAGAACCTTGATTGTTTGGCACCAGAATCCACTGCTTCAAGTGAG GGTTCTGTTTCAAAGTCTTGTGAAAGCATTTCCGCTGAAAACCTCCTCAAG TTCACTTTGCGTCCATTTGCTCGTCTTGGATTAGATAGGTCCGTTATTCCAAGTCAAGTGGCTTCCTCAGACATCATTGATGAGTTAATTTCAGAGATTCCAGAGGTTGTAGACGCTGCCCATTGTGTTAGTCGGTTCTGGCACCAGTCTGCAGAAATAAACGGAGAGATAAGTTTAACTAAAGACAATGAAGTTTTGGTTGAAGAGCCATGGTATAATGAGAATACGCTTCCTAGTTGTTTGGAAAATATAAGGAGAGATGACTTGGAGATAGTTCTTTTAGGGACTGGATCATCTCAGCCATCTAAGTATCGCAATGTCACTTCTATCCATATCAATCTATTCTCCAAAGGAGGTTTACTTTTAGATTGCGGTGAAGGAACACTGGGACAGCTGAAAAGAAG ATATGGTGTAGAAGGTGCTGATAATGCTGTGAGAGGTCTTAGCTGTATATGGATTTCTCATATTCATGCTGATCACCATACCGGGTTGGCAAGAATACTTACTCTACGACGTGATTTATTGAAGGGGGTGCCTCATGAGCCATTACTTGTTGTTGGACCGAGAAAGCTTAAGTTCTTTTTGGATGCATACCAGAGACTCGAAGATTTAGATATGCAGTTCCTTGATTGTAAGCACACCACAGAAGCCTCTTTACTTGCTTTGGAGGGTGTTACTGAACTCAATAGGGACTACTCTTCTCCAGCAAGTCCAACCCGTTTTGAGGACATGAGCATTAAAAATACAGAGAGGCAATTAGCGGAGAGAGTTGATTCCACTCTATTTGCTAAAGGATCCCGTATGCAGAGCTATTGGAAGAGGCCGGGTAGTCCTATTGACAACAGTGTAGTTCCAATTGTAAAGAGCTTGCAAAAAGTGCTCAATGAAACTGGTTTGGAAGCCTTGATTAGTTTTCCTGTCATCCACTGTCCGCAGGCATTTGGTGTTGTCTTGCAAGCTTCAGAGAGATTGAATAGTGTTGGAAAAATGATTCCAGGTTGGAAGGTTGTATACTCAGGTGACACTAGGCCCTGTCCGGAACTTATAGACGCATCTCGTGGTGCAACAGTTCTAATACATGAG GCAACTTTTGAGGATGGCATGGTGGACGAGGCTGTAGCAAGAAACCATAGCACAACAAAGGAAGCCATAGAAGTTGGGAACTCTGCTGGAGTTTATCGTATCATCCTCACTCACTTCAGCCAGCGATATCCTAAAATCCCAGTACTTGATGATACACACATGCATAAGACATGCATTGGATTTGACATGATGAGTATTAACATTGCTGATTTGCCTGTGGCCCCAAAGGTACTTCCATACTTGAAACTGCTTTTTAGAGACGAGATGATTGTTGACGAGGAAGATGAGTTGATAGAGGCTGCAAGTGTGGCTTCTTGA
- the LOC137715991 gene encoding tRNase Z TRZ3, mitochondrial-like isoform X1: protein MQMLIPQVPNLRLLFFSPFPRLSSLSPLTLKPYKPRSLFTALASSYRKRHRPLPNNHPPNLRARNKSTLRESGGGRDKAMEEATEAKKADTAGFNKRRAEGNDKNDRPKKNLQRKVRSLNPINTLSYVQILGTGMDTHDTSPSVLLFFDKQRFIFNAGEGLQRFCTEHKIKLSKIDHIFLSRVCSETAGGLPGLLLTLAGMGEEGMSVNVWGPSDLKYLVDAMRCFIPNAAMVHTRSFGPTLGSAGGFMDDQTKFKEPIVLVDDEVVKISAILLLPNFSKGTRLPNEVTSTQNPTEKVLDDRMDHASQPFKVNGNGRPNAKPGDMSVVYICELPEIKGKFDPEKAKALGLKPGSKYRELQLGNSVHSDFQNITVHPSDVMEPSIPGPIVLLVDCPTESHLEELVSIKCLSRYYVDFLGPPENAKGVTCVIHLGPASLISSPNYQSWMKRFGLAQHIMAGNERKNVEIPILRASARIAARLNYLCPQFFPAPGFWSLQNLDCLAPESTASSEGSVSKSCESISAENLLKFTLRPFARLGLDRSVIPSQVASSDIIDELISEIPEVVDAAHCVSRFWHQSAEINGEISLTKDNEVLVEEPWYNENTLPSCLENIRRDDLEIVLLGTGSSQPSKYRNVTSIHINLFSKGGLLLDCGEGTLGQLKRRYGVEGADNAVRGLSCIWISHIHADHHTGLARILTLRRDLLKGVPHEPLLVVGPRKLKFFLDAYQRLEDLDMQFLDCKHTTEASLLALEGVTELNRDYSSPASPTRFEDMSIKNTERQLAERVDSTLFAKGSRMQSYWKRPGSPIDNSVVPIVKSLQKVLNETGLEALISFPVIHCPQAFGVVLQASERLNSVGKMIPGWKVVYSGDTRPCPELIDASRGATVLIHEATFEDGMVDEAVARNHSTTKEAIEVGNSAGVYRIILTHFSQRYPKIPVLDDTHMHKTCIGFDMMSINIADLPVAPKVLPYLKLLFRDEMIVDEEDELIEAASVAS from the exons ATGCAAATGCTTATTCCACAAGTCCCAAACCTCCGTCTCCTCTTCTTTTCCCCTTTCCCTcgtctctcctccctctctcctctcacCCTTAAACCCTATAAACCCCGCTCTCTCTTCACCGCCCTCGCCTCCTCCTACCGAAAACGACACCGTCCCCTTCCCAACAACCACCCTCCCAACCTCCGTGCCAGGAACAAAAGCACTCTCAGAGAGAGCGGAGGAGGCAGAGACAAAGCAATGGAGGAGGCCACGGAGGCTAAGAAGGCTGACACTGCTGGGTTCAACAAGCGAAGAGCTGAGGGCAACGACAAGAATGATAGGCCGAAGAAGAACCTTCAGCGGAAAGTGCGCTCCCTTAATCCCATCAATACCCTATCTTATGTGCAG ATACTAGGGACTGGAATGGATACTCATGATACATCTCCTTCAGTGTTGCTATTCTTTGACAAACAGAGATTTATATTTAATGCTGGAgag GGTTTGCAAAGGTTCTGCACAGAACATAAGATTAAGTTGTCAAAG ATTGATCACATTTTTCTCTCTCGTGTCTGCTCAGAGACTGCAGGTGGACTTCCAG GTTTGCTGTTAACTTTGGCTGGCATGGGTGAAGAAGGAATGTCT GTCAATGTATGGGGTCCGTCAGATCTCAAGTATTTGGTAGATGCCATGAGGTGTTTCATCCCAAATGCTGCCATGGTTCACACTCGGAGCTTTGGGCCGACTCTCGGTTCTGCGGGGGGTTTTATGGATGATCAAACTAAGTTTAAAGAGCCGATTGTTCTTGTTGATGATGAGGTTGTCAAAATATCAGCCATTCTTCTACTCCCAAATTTCTCAAAAGGGACTCGGCTCCCAAATGAAGTAACCAGTACACAGAATCCAACAGAAAAGGTTCTTGATGATAGGATGGATCATGCTTCACAACCCTTTAAAGTAAATGGCAACGGTAGACCTAATGCAAAGCCTGGTGACATGTCTGTCGTTTACATCTGTGAATTACCTGAGATTAAAGGGAAATTTGACCCTGAAAAAGCTAAGGCTTTGGGTCTTAAACCTGGGTCAAAATATCGGGAACTGCAACTTGGAAATTCTGTGCACTCAGATTTTCAAAATATCACG GTTCATCCAAGTGATGTAATGGAACCCTCCATTCCTGGTCCGATTGTATTACTTGTAGACTGCCCAACGGAATCTCATTTGGAGGAGCTGGTATCCATAAAATGTCTCAGTCGCTATTATGTGGATTTCTTGGGCCCGCCTGAGAATGCTAAGGGCGTGACTTGTGTCATTCATTTGGGTCCTGCATCTCTAATTAGCAGTCCGAACTACCAGAGCTGGATGAAGAGATTTGGTTTAGCCCAACATATCATGGCTGGGAATGAAAG GAAGAATGTGGAGATTCCAATCCTAAGAGCGAGTGCAAGAATTGCAGCTCGACTTAACTATCTATGTCCACAGTTCTTTCCAGCTCCAGGTTTTTGGTCTCTTCAGAACCTTGATTGTTTGGCACCAGAATCCACTGCTTCAAGTGAG GGTTCTGTTTCAAAGTCTTGTGAAAGCATTTCCGCTGAAAACCTCCTCAAG TTCACTTTGCGTCCATTTGCTCGTCTTGGATTAGATAGGTCCGTTATTCCAAGTCAAGTGGCTTCCTCAGACATCATTGATGAGTTAATTTCAGAGATTCCAGAGGTTGTAGACGCTGCCCATTGTGTTAGTCGGTTCTGGCACCAGTCTGCAGAAATAAACGGAGAGATAAGTTTAACTAAAGACAATGAAGTTTTGGTTGAAGAGCCATGGTATAATGAGAATACGCTTCCTAGTTGTTTGGAAAATATAAGGAGAGATGACTTGGAGATAGTTCTTTTAGGGACTGGATCATCTCAGCCATCTAAGTATCGCAATGTCACTTCTATCCATATCAATCTATTCTCCAAAGGAGGTTTACTTTTAGATTGCGGTGAAGGAACACTGGGACAGCTGAAAAGAAG ATATGGTGTAGAAGGTGCTGATAATGCTGTGAGAGGTCTTAGCTGTATATGGATTTCTCATATTCATGCTGATCACCATACCGGGTTGGCAAGAATACTTACTCTACGACGTGATTTATTGAAGGGGGTGCCTCATGAGCCATTACTTGTTGTTGGACCGAGAAAGCTTAAGTTCTTTTTGGATGCATACCAGAGACTCGAAGATTTAGATATGCAGTTCCTTGATTGTAAGCACACCACAGAAGCCTCTTTACTTGCTTTGGAGGGTGTTACTGAACTCAATAGGGACTACTCTTCTCCAGCAAGTCCAACCCGTTTTGAGGACATGAGCATTAAAAATACAGAGAGGCAATTAGCGGAGAGAGTTGATTCCACTCTATTTGCTAAAGGATCCCGTATGCAGAGCTATTGGAAGAGGCCGGGTAGTCCTATTGACAACAGTGTAGTTCCAATTGTAAAGAGCTTGCAAAAAGTGCTCAATGAAACTGGTTTGGAAGCCTTGATTAGTTTTCCTGTCATCCACTGTCCGCAGGCATTTGGTGTTGTCTTGCAAGCTTCAGAGAGATTGAATAGTGTTGGAAAAATGATTCCAGGTTGGAAGGTTGTATACTCAGGTGACACTAGGCCCTGTCCGGAACTTATAGACGCATCTCGTGGTGCAACAGTTCTAATACATGAG GCAACTTTTGAGGATGGCATGGTGGACGAGGCTGTAGCAAGAAACCATAGCACAACAAAGGAAGCCATAGAAGTTGGGAACTCTGCTGGAGTTTATCGTATCATCCTCACTCACTTCAGCCAGCGATATCCTAAAATCCCAGTACTTGATGATACACACATGCATAAGACATGCATTGGATTTGACATGATGAGTATTAACATTGCTGATTTGCCTGTGGCCCCAAAGGTACTTCCATACTTGAAACTGCTTTTTAGAGACGAGATGATTGTTGACGAGGAAGATGAGTTGATAGAGGCTGCAAGTGTGGCTTCTTGA